From a single Osmerus mordax isolate fOsmMor3 chromosome 14, fOsmMor3.pri, whole genome shotgun sequence genomic region:
- the LOC136956479 gene encoding keratin-associated protein 10-7-like: MATGSRSLCPQAVCPGCVPRLCAQAVSPGCVPRLCAQAVCPGCVPRLCAQAVSPGCVPRLCTQAVYPGCVPRLCTCTQAVYPGCIPRLCARLCAQAVYPGCVPRLYTQAVYPGWCAQAVYPGCVPRLCAQAVYPGCVPRLCAQAVYPGCVPRLYTQAVYPGCVPRLCTQAVYPGCVPRLCTQAVCPGCVPRLCTQAVYPGCVPRLCAQAVYPGCVPRLYTQAVCPGCVPRLCAQAVYPGCVPRLCAQAVSPGCIPRLCAQAVYPGCVPRLCAQAVCPGCVPRLYTQAVCQAVYPGCVPRLCTQAVYPGCVPRLYTQAVYPGCVPRLCAQAVCPGCVPRLCAQAVYPGCVPRLCTQAVYPGCVPRLCAQAVWRGAEEGPIK, encoded by the exons ATGGCGACGGGGTCAAG GAGCCTGTGTCCCCAGGCTGTGTGCCCAGGCTGTGTCCCCAGGCTGTGTGCCCAGGCTGTGTCCCCAGGCTGTGTGCCCAGGCTGTGTGCCCAGGCTGTGTGCCCAGGCTGTGTGCCCAGGCTGTGTGCCCAGGCTGTGTCCCCAGGCTGTGTGCCCAGGCTGTGTACCCAGGCTGTGTACCCAGGCTGTGTGCCCAGGCTGTGTACCTGTACCCAGGCTGTGTACCCAGGCTGTATACCCAGGCTGTGTGCCAGGCTGTGTGCCCAGGCTGTGTACCCAGGCTGTGTACCCAGGCTGTATACCCAGGCTGTGTACCCAGGCTGGTGTGCCCAGGCTGTGTACCCAGGCTGTGTGCCCAGGCTGTGTGCCCAGGCTGTGTACCCAGGCTGTGTGCCCAGGCTGTGTGCCCAGGCTGTGTACCCAGGCTGTGTACCCAGGCTGTATACCCAGGCTGTGTACCCAGGCTGTGTACCCAGGCTGTGTACCCAGGCTGTGTACCCAGGCTGTGTACCCAGGCTGTGTACCCAGGCTGTGTGCCCAGGCTGTGTGCCCAGGCTGTGTACCCAGGCTGTGTACCCAGGCTGTGTACCCAGGCTGTGTGCCCAGGCTGTGTACCCAGGCTGTGTACCCAGGCTGTATACCCAGGCTGTGTGCCCAGGCTGTGTGCCCAGGCTGTGTGCCCAGGCTGTGTACCCAGGCTGTGTACCCAGGCTGTGTGCCCAGGCTGTGTCCCCAGGCTGTATACCCAGGCTGTGTGCCCAGGCTGTGTACCCAGGCTGTGTGCCCAGGCTGTGTGCCCAGGCTGTGTGCCCAGGCTGTGTGCCCAGGCTGTATACCCAGGCTGTGTGCCAGGCTGTGTACCCAGGCTGTGTACCCAGGCTGTGTACCCAGGCTGTGTACCCAGGCTGTGTACCCAGGCTGTATACCCAGGCTGTGTACCCAGGCTGTGTACCCAGGCTGTGTGCCCAGGCTGTGTGCCCAGGCTGTGTACCCAGGCTGTGTGCCCAGGCTGTGTACCCAGGCTGTGTACCCAGGCTGTGTACCCAGGCTGTGTACCCAGGCTGTGTACCCAGGCTGTGTGCccaggctgtgtggaggggagcagaggaaggtCCTATCAAATAG